A DNA window from Candidatus Omnitrophota bacterium contains the following coding sequences:
- the topA gene encoding type I DNA topoisomerase, whose translation MASKKLVIVESPTKAKTISRILGKGYEVVSSMGHLIDLPKKELGVDIEKDFEPSYVVIFGRKKLVTQLKKEGGQSDVVYIATDPDREGEAIGWHLQDKLFKGKEVYRVNFHEITPAAVKNAFDHPRPFDHNMVQAQVSRRILDRIVGYFLSPLLWKKIARGLSAGRVQSVALRLIVEREKQIKEFIPKEYWEIEAELSKKGSSAVFTAKLDKIEGQKAQINNKEQAEELAGLINTGSFTVKEIKTTEKKRYADPPFITSTLQQEGFNKLKFNATRTMILAQQLYEGIDIGEEAPVGLITYMRTDSTNVAKEAIAQVRSLIAGSFGRDYLPDSPPVYKTKKFAQEAHEAIRPTLIDRKPESLKNYLNAEQYELYELIYNRFVASQMSPARYMATSVAIENGKFIFNASGSASVFDGFSVLYNKNGQDQEKNNIPSLEKDEILALLKLEPSQHFTKPPARFSDSSLVKIMEEEGIGRPSTYAPIISTLILRGYVHRMRGYLHPTELGFKVCDMLIQYFPEIMDVKFTAYMEGELDDVEEGKIARGKVLLDFYTPFKASFDFAQDNIKKEVVTTDEICDKCGKPMIIKWGRKGKFLSCSDFPACKNAKSITSGVKCPQPECGGELVQRRSKRGFFYGCTNYPKCTFIAKELPEEKE comes from the coding sequence ATGGCAAGTAAAAAACTGGTTATCGTGGAATCGCCGACTAAAGCCAAGACCATCAGCAGGATACTGGGCAAAGGTTATGAGGTGGTTTCCTCTATGGGGCACCTTATCGACCTGCCTAAGAAAGAGCTGGGGGTGGATATAGAAAAAGATTTTGAGCCTTCTTATGTGGTTATTTTCGGTCGGAAGAAACTGGTAACTCAGCTGAAGAAAGAAGGCGGACAGTCTGATGTGGTTTATATAGCCACAGACCCTGACCGCGAAGGCGAAGCTATCGGATGGCATCTGCAGGACAAGCTGTTCAAGGGGAAAGAAGTGTACAGGGTGAATTTCCACGAGATCACTCCCGCAGCGGTAAAGAACGCTTTTGATCATCCCCGGCCGTTCGACCATAATATGGTCCAGGCCCAGGTCTCCCGCAGGATCCTTGACCGGATTGTGGGGTATTTCTTGAGCCCGTTGTTATGGAAGAAGATCGCCCGCGGCTTAAGCGCGGGCCGCGTGCAATCCGTTGCCTTGAGGCTGATCGTCGAGAGGGAAAAGCAGATCAAGGAATTCATCCCTAAGGAATACTGGGAGATCGAGGCGGAATTGAGCAAGAAAGGTTCAAGTGCCGTCTTCACCGCCAAGCTGGATAAGATAGAAGGGCAGAAGGCCCAGATAAACAATAAGGAGCAGGCTGAAGAACTGGCCGGCCTGATAAATACCGGCAGTTTTACGGTAAAAGAGATCAAGACTACAGAGAAGAAACGTTACGCCGACCCGCCCTTTATTACCAGCACGCTGCAGCAGGAAGGTTTCAATAAATTAAAGTTCAACGCCACCAGGACAATGATCCTGGCCCAGCAGCTTTACGAAGGTATCGACATAGGCGAAGAAGCGCCTGTCGGTCTGATCACCTATATGCGTACGGATTCCACCAATGTGGCCAAGGAGGCGATAGCGCAGGTGCGTTCGCTTATCGCCGGTTCTTTCGGCAGGGATTATCTTCCGGACAGCCCGCCGGTGTATAAGACCAAAAAATTCGCCCAAGAGGCCCATGAAGCGATCCGCCCCACCTTGATCGACCGTAAGCCGGAGAGTTTAAAAAATTACCTCAACGCCGAACAGTATGAATTATACGAGCTTATTTATAACAGGTTTGTCGCCAGCCAGATGTCTCCTGCCCGGTATATGGCTACTTCCGTGGCGATCGAGAATGGCAAATTTATTTTTAACGCCTCCGGCAGCGCTTCTGTTTTTGACGGTTTCTCCGTGTTGTATAATAAGAACGGCCAGGACCAGGAGAAGAACAATATTCCATCCTTGGAGAAAGACGAGATCCTGGCCCTTTTGAAATTAGAGCCTTCCCAGCATTTCACCAAACCTCCCGCGAGATTCTCCGACAGTTCCCTGGTAAAGATAATGGAAGAGGAGGGCATAGGCCGGCCGTCAACTTACGCGCCGATCATCTCCACTCTTATATTGCGCGGATATGTGCACCGGATGCGGGGATATCTGCATCCCACTGAGCTGGGGTTTAAGGTCTGCGACATGCTTATTCAGTATTTCCCTGAGATAATGGATGTGAAATTCACCGCGTATATGGAAGGCGAGCTGGACGACGTGGAAGAAGGCAAGATCGCCAGGGGAAAGGTCCTGCTGGATTTTTATACCCCGTTCAAGGCCAGCTTTGATTTCGCCCAGGATAACATCAAGAAGGAAGTGGTGACCACCGACGAGATCTGCGATAAATGCGGCAAGCCGATGATCATTAAATGGGGCAGGAAGGGGAAGTTCCTGAGTTGTTCGGATTTCCCGGCATGTAAGAACGCTAAATCAATCACCTCGGGCGTGAAATGCCCTCAACCCGAATGCGGCGGGGAACTGGTCCAGCGCAGGTCCAAAAGGGGTTTTTTCTACGGCTGCACCAATTATCCCAAATGCACATTTATCGCCAAGGAGCTCCCGGAGGAAAAAGAATAG